Within the Setaria viridis chromosome 3, Setaria_viridis_v4.0, whole genome shotgun sequence genome, the region CAAGGAGCCGCCGGATTCCGCCGCTCGCGGAGCTGGATTGGGCGGCATTCGAGGTcggttcttcttcctccgcgcGATGCGGCTCGATTCTGCGGTTCCTCTTGGGGGCTTGGGTCTTCGGAGGTGTTGTTGGTGCCGAAATTTCTCTGATTTCGTGCGGAATTCGATCGAGTTGTGCCTCCGGGTTGGGAGTTTTGGTGCTGGGGCGAGCATTCGTGGTTTTGCTCCAACCGCTAATCCGCTTCTCGCGACCTTGTTTCAGCGATCGAGCCCTCGCCGTCTCCGACTCTCTGCGCAACCTGAGCGCGTCTTGCCCGTTTCGCTCTCTCTGCTTGCTCCTGGGGAACACGAGCAAGGGACTCGAAAGCTTCCAAGGTACAAATCCGACTCCCAATTCGCGGAACCGCAGTCGGTAGAGCAAGTCGGTGGTTTGTTTCCGGTTGCTTCGTCTAGCAATTCGTATCTCGCTGTGCTGTTACTCTCTGAGTCCTTGCTAACTCAAATTGGATTCAGATAAGCAATCTGCGTTGCCATTTCACAAGTTGGGGTAATATATTTAGTTGCGCCAGTTTCCGCCTTTCTGAAGTGACTACTGCGTTGTAATGATTCGTCATTTGACTCTGAATAAATTGGTGGTTTGTCTTTGTGGGTTCGTTGTAGATGTTCAGGGTGATATAAATCCTGAGCTTTCGTGCAGAACTTGGTTCAGTGGTATATCTGGGGGTGGGAATTGACGTGATGTGATGAGTGTTCTTGGAATGATGGTTCTGCGAAGGCCGCTAATCTATTTCTTCTGATGTTTCAGTGTCAAGCCTAGGCTTCACCGCGCAACCTGATTGTGTCAAATTGGTTTGGCTTTCTCTTCTCATGGATATTGACGAACCAAGAACTCCGAAGCTTGCAGGTACAAATCTGATGCCCAACTTGCAAATCACCGCATCAATTAAAGCAAGTAATCTCCTCCCTTAATTTTCTGAGAAAATGTGTTTTGTGTCTTTGTGCTTATATGTTTCAAAGCAACAGCAGGCAGTTAGTTCATGTTTTGCTTCAGCCTAACTATTTTCTTGGTCCCTGATATCTTCAATCCATCAACGCACATGCAAATACTTAAGAAACTGTGCTCAACTCTTTTTCATGATTGCTTTATCTAGCTACTATTATTCATCGTGTTCTTAGTCATTGATGTCAGTGCCTATTTTCATTTCGCAAGTTGTCGCAATTAGTTACTTAGGAAAGTATTTGCCTTCCTTGAACAATTCTAATTCAGTGCTTGCGCAAATAATTCAAAGAAGCAATACTATGGAATGTTCTGGTTCATCTTTAAATGTGTTAGTGCTGCATTGCATGATTCGTCTAATAGCTCTGTGTCTATTGACTCATCTTTTTATTGTCTGAGCTATCTGATCAAATGCTAGATGCATTTGCAAATTTTTCGAAGTAGTAGTCACAAGTGACTAGTAGTGTACTTATGTTATGATTGCTTCATTTTACTGTTCTGGTTGTTAATTACTGCTGCTTTGCATTGATTCAGATATGCTATCCAGAGGATCCCATAAGCATTTGTGTACAGTCTGCACTAAGAACTTCCGTTCAGGGAGGGCTCTTGGAGGTCACATGTCGTGCCACCGGCATGCTGGCATGCAGCAAAGGAGCACACCTTGCCCTCCTGCCATTGTTGTTGATGTACCTGTGTCGCTGCTGGGTCCCAGTGATGAGAAGTCTTCACTGCCATGTTTGGAAACTCAATGGTGGCACCTCTCACAGGAGTTCTCTACCAACCAATCTCTGAGGGGGAACATGAGGATGCACAGTGAGAAGAAGGTGATGGCCAAGCCCAACGAAGAACCAGCTGGGCTGATGGAAGCTTCGGCCAATGCTAATGGTGATCATGGGCACCATGAGATGCTATTTTCTCCAGTGAAGCGTAAGCGATCAAAGAGGGGCATGCCAGCACTCGATTCAGAGATGTGTGCTGCAGATGCTCTCCTGATGCTTGCAAAGTATTCTGACAAGAGTTATGCTTATGAGGATTGCTGTGGGGGAGATAACAACGACAACATTTCAACGCCCAATTTGTTGAAGGAGGTGAATCTGAACGCTTTTGATCAACTGGTTCAATCTGATGAGTTCACAAATAACACGAGGCTCAAGTCTGACAAGAATTCAGCTTATGAGGGTTTCTATGAACACACTGAGCAGGAAAGCAGTTTGAATTTGGCTGCTGATGTTCCCAGGAAGATGGTGCTGCTGAATGTGTTTGATCATGGGCTGGTAGATGGAAATGCTGAGTTCATGAAGCCAGAGGCTGACATTTCAGTTGAGGAGGTGAAGTCTGGTAACCTTTCAGTTGCAGTGAACATCAAGAGATACCAGTGCAAGGTCTGCGGAA harbors:
- the LOC117850471 gene encoding uncharacterized protein — its product is MSCHRHAGMQQRSTPCPPAIVVDVPVSLLGPSDEKSSLPCLETQWWHLSQEFSTNQSLRGNMRMHSEKKVMAKPNEEPAGLMEASANANGDHGHHEMLFSPVKRKRSKRGMPALDSEMCAADALLMLAKYSDKSYAYEDCCGGDNNDNISTPNLLKEVNLNAFDQLVQSDEFTNNTRLKSDKNSAYEGFYEHTEQESSLNLAADVPRKMVLLNVFDHGLVDGNAEFMKPEADISVEEVKSGNLSVAVNIKRYQCKVCGKLLRSGYSLGRHMRLHCEKENSLNLVADVPKEVLLDVDDEFMKPGAENSVEELKSGDLSAAVNIKSYQCKVCGKLLRSGRALGGHMTSHLQRGQENTSNLVADVPKTEMLLNVFDHGLDVDADFMKPGADISVEELQSSDLSASVNIKRHHCKVCGKLLGSGHALGGHMRLHYVRKCNLHQGVADCTNSTMMEEQMQKLELKSPIFYRRRPRSHWSGI